A portion of the Sabethes cyaneus chromosome 3, idSabCyanKW18_F2, whole genome shotgun sequence genome contains these proteins:
- the LOC128739348 gene encoding USP6 N-terminal-like protein: MNEEDPVSKRLLLERANEEREAIFGRYDRGRKNVEIDSWDDPAFEIYTQADRYGFLHPEKDEPVRDELDVVRRKQIEMERSKKWLKMLKNWNSADTKERLQRRVLKGIPDRLRAAVWKKLLNIQQALDENPGVYDKMLKFARLYSPDVRQIDMDVNRQFRNHINYRERYSVKQQSLLKVLAAYSMYNMEVGYCQGMSTVAGVLLMYFDEEDTFWALNALLSNERYAMHGLYVEGFPKLMRFLQHHDKILTKCMPKVKKHLDKHGVDSVLYSLKWFFVIFIERIPFSLCLRVWDIYMLFGERVLTAMAYTILKINRGKLLRMKDMDQITEFLQITLYKNFGHDDDTVIKTLQLAMYELKKLNLDKLPPAPPSEAPKYPFGQFIEPSLETKIGHRNEKFTEKETELKQTVLYRSESKNEDDDEDHDSRHDVNDEDDRTEHDCDDITEDTISNLHTGVSMSSLRTIQSFTTLDTSTSLATSLNSLVIIDSFDENCDNMIEEITRL; this comes from the exons ATGAATGAAGAAGATCCGGTTAGTAAGAGGCTCTTGTTAGAGCGGGCCAATGAAGAGAGGGAGGCAATTTTTGGACGATACGATCGAGGTAGGAAGAATGTCGAAATCGACTCTTGGGACGATCCAGCATTCGAAATATACACCCAGGCCGATCGATATGGGTTTCTGCATCCAGAGAAAGACGAACCGGTGCGGGATGAGTTGGATGTGGTTCGACGAAAACAGATTGAAATGGAACGGTCGAAAAAGTGGCTCAAAATGTTAAAGAATTGGAATAGTGCAGACACGAAGGAACGTCTGCAGCGAAGGGTGTTAAAAGGAATACCGGATCGGCTGCGTGCCGCCGTCTGGAAAAAACTGTTAAACATTCAACAAGCGTTGGATGAAAATCCGGGTGTGTACGATAAAATGCTCAAATTCGCTCGCCTGTACAGTCCCGACGTACGACAGATTGATATGGATGTGAATCGACAATTTCGAAATCATATCAACTATCGCGAGCGTTATAGTGTAAAACAGCAAAGTTTACTTAAAGTGTTAGCTGCGTATAGTATGTACAACATGGAAGTAGGTTACTGCCAAGGTATGTCGACGGTGGCTGGCGTTTTATTGATGTACTTTGACGAGGAGGACACATTCTGGGCGTTAAATGCACTTCTCTCGAATGAACGATATGCCATGCACGGTTTGTACGTGGAGGGCTTTCCgaagttgatgcgatttttgCAGCACCATGACAAGATTCTAACAAAGTGCATGCCCAAAGTGAAGAAACATTTAGATAAGCATGGAGTGGATTCTGTACTGTACTCTTTAAAgtggttttttgttatttttattgaGAGG ATACCATTCAGCCTCTGTTTGCGAGTGTGGGATATCTATATGTTATTCGGTGAACGAGTCCTGACGGCTATGGCCTACACCATTTTGAAGATCAATCGTGGAAAGTTGCTGCGAATGAAGGACATGGATCAGATAACTGAATTCCTACAGATAACACTGTATAAAAATTTCGGACACGATGATGATACTGTGATAAAAACCCTTCAGTTGGCGATGTATGAGCTGAAAAAGCTTAATCTGGATAAACTGCCACCTGCACCGCCCAGCGAAGCTCCGAAGTACCCGTTCGGACAGTTTATCGAGCCCAGTTTGGAAACGAAG ATTGGTCATAGGAATGAAAAGTTTACCGAAAAGGAAACGGAATTGAAACAGACCGTACTGTACAGAAGTGAGTCGAAAAATGAAGATGACGACGAAGACCACGATAGCCGTCATGACGTAAATGACGAGGACGACCGCACTGAGCACGACTGCGATGATATCACGGAGGATACGATTAGTAACCTGCACACAG